Genomic DNA from Nitrosospira lacus:
GCACGTCACGAAGGTAGCACGAGTCGTAATTTGACCTGCGATACCAAAGCGAAGCGCGCAACGCAATGAGCACCCAACTTGCCGCAACTGAAGGGACGCCCATATGGGACTTATTCAGAGGTTCCTTTTTGTATTTTAACAAAAAAACCGATTCCGAAGTCGGAAAAAGCAAAAAGCCCGGTGTTGACCGGGCTTTGAGCCGAGAAATGCACGACCGCTCGGTTACGTAATGATTTTCACGGTAAGCTTGCGTACAGTTTCAGGCATTCTTGCGATACCTTCAATCGAGCTTCAACACCTGCGCACGTGTGGGCCACGCGCCCCGCCCGATCGCCTTGGCTCCCTCAAAAATGACATAACTCTGACGGCCGTAGTGCGGCAGAGGCCGTATCAGCGCAGTGAGCGAGGCCGCATCCCGCGCGGACACCATCGCCAGCGTCACGCCATCGGAACGGCTGATCGTCCAGGCCTGCGCCGAGCCTTTGCCCCGCACGATCTCCGGCCGGCCAGGCAACTGATGCCGCGCAAGCCACGCATCGACTTGTTCCTCCAACCCAATCACCAGTGCAGGCACAGACGGCAGGTTATCTGTCGCCGGGACCAGTTTCAGGGATCGATTTTGAAGTTTGCCGGCAAGCGTCTCGGCGGTACTGCGCAGCTCGCCGCTTTCCGGCAGTAGAATGGCCATCGCTGTCCGGTCAACCATGATCTGGCGCAGAATCGGCGGCGCCTCGTCGGGTGTCAAGCGCCGGAATAACCGCAGATCCGGATCCAGGATCACTTCCAGCGGAAGGGTGCGTACCTCAAGTGTAAAAGTCTGGCGTCCGCGCTCCAAATCGAGCATGTGCATCTCTTCACCTTCCCCGGTACGAATCGCAACGGGCACACGCAACCGGTATTCGGGCTCCGTTTGTTCAAGCGTGACGCTGATGCGATAACCGGAGTCGGACTTCGTACGTCCGGCTTCCGCAATGCGCACGACAGGTGCTCCCGCGCGCGTGAGCCACTGGTCGAAGAAACCATGTAAATCCTGTTTGGACACTGTCTGGAATGTGCTCCGTAGATCCGCCCACGAAGCGATACGGAAGCGTTGCTCGCGCCAGAATGCCTGCAATGCATGATCGAAGGTCTCGCGTCCGAGCAGGTCGCGCAGCATGAGGAACATCATCGCAGCCTTGTTGTAACCCACGATCTGGGAAGCCCCATGAGTACGCGAGGTAAAAGTCGTAAGCGGCGCGTCCTGACCGGGTGACAGTGCGGCGAAATCGCGCAGCCAGCCGCGGCGCATTTCTCGCGCGGCATCGGGACCTTCACGCTCCTTGTACGCATAATCCGCCATGAACGTGGTCAACCCCTCGGACCAGTTACCCTGAGCGTAATCGGGATACACACCGTTTCCCCACCAGTTATGCAGCACTTCGTGGCCGAGCGACGTGGAACGGATGAACGGCAGCCGCAGCACCTCGATGCCGAGATAGGTGAGCGTCGGCATGCCGAAACCCGTCGGCGTTGGACTCGATACGACGCTGAACTCAGTAAACGGATACTTCCCGATCCATGACTCGTAGAATTCGATATAGCCCTTTACCGACCTGAGATAGGCGGGCGCGAGGTCTGCAATCTGGGGATGGAAGTAAGTCCGCAACTGGATTGGCTTGCCGCCCGCGCCGCGCATTGTACTTGTTTCCACTTTGTACGGACCGGCCATGAGATCGATGCCGCCGGTCGGTGCAAGAAACTCGAAACGTGCACGATATCCCTCATCCGTTTCAGATTCCTCGGCAAGGCGGCCCGCGACAATACCGCGCTGGCCGCCGGGAAGTTCGATACTCACCCGGTAGCTTGCGAGTTTGTCCGCTATATAAGGATACCAGCCGCTCGAGTCCGGCAGGAAAGTACCCTCGCCGCTACTTGCCGGTTCGCTCCTTCCCAGTGTCTGCGGGTGATCGAGCGAGGTATCAAGTGCCGCAAGTTCGCCACGCCAGTGAACCTCGATACGGCGTGGCATCTGCTTGTCGCCCGGGATACGCCAGGCACGC
This window encodes:
- a CDS encoding M1 family metallopeptidase, which produces MRQLTRGARIPGVSRDIVCILLSFFMATATSAESAPAADAEIHYDITVRIDPVARTIEGRSVITAKTSEELTLVMGRRFEMMRGRIDAMSLGPSAITGRMRAWRIPGDKQMPRRIEVHWRGELAALDTSLDHPQTLGRSEPASSGEGTFLPDSSGWYPYIADKLASYRVSIELPGGQRGIVAGRLAEESETDEGYRARFEFLAPTGGIDLMAGPYKVETSTMRGAGGKPIQLRTYFHPQIADLAPAYLRSVKGYIEFYESWIGKYPFTEFSVVSSPTPTGFGMPTLTYLGIEVLRLPFIRSTSLGHEVLHNWWGNGVYPDYAQGNWSEGLTTFMADYAYKEREGPDAAREMRRGWLRDFAALSPGQDAPLTTFTSRTHGASQIVGYNKAAMMFLMLRDLLGRETFDHALQAFWREQRFRIASWADLRSTFQTVSKQDLHGFFDQWLTRAGAPVVRIAEAGRTKSDSGYRISVTLEQTEPEYRLRVPVAIRTGEGEEMHMLDLERGRQTFTLEVRTLPLEVILDPDLRLFRRLTPDEAPPILRQIMVDRTAMAILLPESGELRSTAETLAGKLQNRSLKLVPATDNLPSVPALVIGLEEQVDAWLARHQLPGRPEIVRGKGSAQAWTISRSDGVTLAMVSARDAASLTALIRPLPHYGRQSYVIFEGAKAIGRGAWPTRAQVLKLD